The Desmonostoc muscorum LEGE 12446 genome includes a region encoding these proteins:
- a CDS encoding ROK family protein, whose product MVEENGSIRTLSIDIGGSGVKAMVLDITGNPITERARLDTPQPATPEVVINAIVVLAAAQGEFHRVSVGFPGVVRCGVTETAVNLHPDWIGFDLETALLKHLNKPVRVINDADMQGLGAIAGKGVELVITLGTGFGSALFVDGKLVPNMEMGHHPFRKGETFEQQLGRAELEKIGEKRWNKRLEKAIASLQHLFNYDYLYIGGGEAVRVNLQLPLNVKLIPNITGLLGGIALWRDEKR is encoded by the coding sequence ATGGTTGAAGAAAATGGATCGATTCGGACATTATCGATTGATATTGGCGGTAGTGGCGTTAAGGCGATGGTTTTGGATATTACGGGAAATCCCATAACTGAAAGAGCGCGTTTAGATACACCGCAACCTGCAACACCTGAGGTTGTAATTAATGCAATTGTTGTGTTAGCGGCAGCTCAAGGTGAATTTCATCGCGTTTCGGTAGGTTTTCCGGGTGTGGTGCGGTGTGGAGTCACGGAAACAGCGGTAAATTTGCATCCAGATTGGATTGGCTTTGATTTGGAAACAGCATTATTAAAACATTTAAACAAGCCTGTACGGGTGATTAATGATGCAGATATGCAAGGGCTGGGAGCGATCGCAGGTAAAGGTGTAGAGTTAGTAATTACTCTGGGTACGGGCTTTGGTTCGGCTTTATTTGTGGATGGTAAGTTGGTGCCGAATATGGAAATGGGACATCATCCATTTCGCAAAGGAGAGACTTTTGAGCAACAACTAGGACGCGCAGAATTAGAAAAAATTGGCGAGAAAAGATGGAACAAGCGTTTAGAAAAGGCGATCGCATCTTTGCAACATCTGTTCAATTATGATTACCTATATATTGGTGGTGGTGAAGCTGTAAGAGTGAATCTTCAGTTACCGTTAAATGTGAAACTTATCCCCAATATTACTGGTTTATTAGGCGGTATTGCTTTGTGGCGAGATGAGAAAAGGTAA